TTCCGAATCGGAAGCCTTGGTACAAGAAGCCTTAGAACGATTAATGCAAAACCGCACAGTATTTATTATTGCCCATCGATTGAGTACAGTGAGGCGGTGCGATCGGATTTTGGTTTTAGAAAAAGGGCAAATTATGGAATCAGGGAATCATGAGGAATTATTAAGGCTGGAAGGTCGCTATGCTAGGTTTTATGCCCAGCAATTTAGTTAGGGACTTATGAATCAACCGCAGGCGAATTTTGAGCAGATGACTACCAAGCAACTAAGAGCTTATATTCTGGCTCATAGAGATGATGAAGACGCATTACACGCAATGGCTCTACGTCTGCGGAATCAAGGAAAAACAAGTACAGTGGACGAATATTTAGAATATTTAGA
This portion of the Aulosira sp. FACHB-615 genome encodes:
- a CDS encoding DUF6887 family protein produces the protein MNQPQANFEQMTTKQLRAYILAHRDDEDALHAMALRLRNQGKTSTVDEYLEYLEHLA